CACATATATGTCCCACTCAAATGACACTCAAAATCCTCCGCTAGTTAAAGTAGTGCCATTTCAAAAGAACATTACCTATGTCCAATGTTTACAGAGACCAGGTTGTCGAGGTTCAGGCGGCACCACTGTTCGACTTCTGTAGTGCATGTGGCGCTGAAGAAAGCCCTGCGCACCTTTGCACCACAACAGCTGAGAAAAATGGTGGCAAGCTGCTCCCTGAAGCCCCTCTTCCCGTCTTCAAAAAGCTTATCAGACTCGTCCACAATGAGCCACTCCACACTGAGACACAGCAGGAaagaaaaggtcaatctgaCAGCAGATTGATAAGGTTCTACATAAGAACAAAGAATAAAGAACTGTTACCAGCTGAGGTCAATAGCAGGAGGATCCTGTTTAAGAAGGAAAACCAGCCTGTTGGGGGTGCTGACGAGAATATCTACAAACACAAAATTTGCACTGTGAGGACAGTTAATCATACTTCGTCTTTTAACCCCATTCTACACATGGACACATTTGTGGCTCTTACCATATTTCTTGTTCGAATGGGGTCCATACTTCTTAGCAGCCAAGGAAGCTTTGTCGATAATGTGAACTCGAAACCCGACTCCCTCTGATAGGCGGAGCAACTCTCTGTAAGTCTGAACACAAAAACCTATTGAAAATGAAGTGTGATTACCTTTGACGGGACATGGCTGTGAGGAAGCGGGGAGTTGACTGTTCTGAGTGAGTACAATGGCTTCTCATGAGGTGAGAGTTAACTGAACATTTGATTGAAAACTGTAGCTTCAACTCTGAGTTTAGCCTAAAACACCCCATTTTGTTCTAAAGAAGACCAGAAAAGCGTGTTTGTGTACCTGACTGGCCAGTTCTCTGGTTGGAGAAATGATCACGGCTCTGAAACCCAGGTTGGCTGGATGCTGCAGGTGGGTGAGCAGCGGGAGACAAAAGGCCAGAGTCTTTCCAGATCCTGTGGGAGCACAAGCCAAAAGCTCCCGACCCTTGAGCCAGAAACCACAGCATTAGAAATCGAAGAGAGCCATCTTTGAAGAGTAACAAATTCACAAACTGTGTCAACGCATACATACGTGCATCATGAGTGGAATTGCCTGCATCTGTATGGGAGTTGGAGAGTTGAGCCCTGCATCTTTGAGGTTCTGGAGAACACGGGGGTTCAGACGATACTCAGACTGTAGCTCCTCAAAAGTACACACAGGATCGGGGACGTCAGAACCGTGAACATTTATTCGGTGCTGAGAGCGAACGCGGTTGATctagaaaccaaaaaaataaataaataaatcacaaaataCTGTATTACTGTGGGACATCAGAAACCTTCACTTCCCTGAGAAAAATAACTATTTgagttgatttattttcaccttTTCCTGATGAAGTCGTTTCAGCTTCTTCAGCGAGGATTTCTCTTCATCACACTGCAGGCTTTGAATCTTTCTGCCAGAAGACGACGTCAACTTGATGCCGTTTCCCTCAGACTCGTTCCACGTTTTTCCAACATCTGGAGTCAAAACAACACAGGCAGAAAAGTGCAGAAATTTACTTAGTCTTAATAAATTCTTTATTAcattccattcatccatcttcttatCCAGGACTGGGTcaaggggcagcagtctaagcaaagatgctcaAACCTCCCGGCCACTTCCTTCcggctcctctggggggacccctgCGGCGTTCACACACCAGCCGAGAGACATAGACTCTttagcgtgtcctgggtcttccctggggtcTCATGCCTGGAAAACCTCACCAAAGAGGCTTATAGGAGGCATCGGAACCCGATGCCTGGGCTACCTCAACTGTCAGTGTTTTACCTCCTCTTGATATGAAGGAACAGCGGCTCTACTTCAATCTCTCCAAATGACCAGGCTTCTCACCCCATCTctgagggagcgcccagccaccctacagaggaaCCTTGTTCTGTCTGTCACGACCAATACAAAGACCCAAAGCTTtgtattggaacaaagatcggCTGATAAAGTGATAGTTTTGCTTTCTGACTTAGCTATCGCTTCACCGTAACCGATCGGCACAATAAGTACATAACAGCAGACGCTTCCTTCACTCGTGAACAAGCCTTAAACTCCTCCACTTGGAGCAACAGCCCTTCGCCCACCCAGAGAGGACAGACTACATCAGTTGTGTCAGGTCAGTGTCAGCCTGAACATTTTGGCTGCTCCCTTAGAATTTACAATcgcactccaataaaaaaaattgtttttgacatgttcttgctgCATTTTCTTACGATGAGggaaatatataaaagaaatttaagctaagaattgtatttctaaatatttctttattcaaactgttgtgactcaggagcagatgaaaaaatgcagttgcaAAAAGCGTGTAGCAGTGAAATAGgtgctacaatcagcaggctACAAGCTTcaagctctgctccattctcatgcatccacttgtagacaaatagatccacgtacgtctttgttttcctcgtctgagctggactgactaaaaactgtacggctggataactccatTATTGCTCGTCATGTTCGgttgtgggtgtgaggggctgtaagctagcgggagagtgtaaacagacggATGGCGGGAAGTAGATGTGGACCAATGGTCcagcccacaacttagaggtgaattttttatgaactactgttgctctgcagaaactgtccaagaaaacgatagttttttgtttagttttggacTAGAACcggcataatcattattaaaagacaactgggaataCATAGATCAAAAactgatcagagtgggactttaaaatattACATCACAACAGAGAGCTGAGACAGAAGACAAATCTCTCAATCTATTGTTCCATTTTGGTTTCTACTCCCTCCTAAGGCCATAAAATGTGGGCTATGAAGGAACTATTAAAAATACTAATTGAGATGGCATAAATGTAGATTCTTCTGCAGGGAGTAATTTGGATCCCTGAAGCAATTCTGCCATTCAGAGGGAATTCAGAGGAAAGCCACTGGTCCTCAACACTGagagaaaacacatttgtgGCGGTTTAGACATCTGGCAAAAATGCCGGCAGGAAACCTTTAGGACATGTTTCTATTAGCGACTCCACAACCCAAACCCCAGGTGAGCAAGATACcatgtggaaaaaagaaaaagtttgtgaaTCAAActgtgaaacaaaacaaaaaacgtgtACTTAGCAATACTACCTTTAGCTGACActtgcttgttttttgttttcttctttttggacTTTGTATAATCATCCTCAATGCGCTGTCTTTTGCCTCCAGCTTCGGATTCTCCGCTTTCTCCGTCCTCATCCTCCTGCCCTGTCTGGAAGCTGATCTGTGGGCCGCTGGTCGGGTCTGTCCGGAAATAATCGATTGTAGATAGAGCGTGCGATAATGTTTCCCCTTCCCGAGACCTGGTAACCTAAAAGATatgataaaatacaaaaacatgctCATATCTGTTATACTTTTGTGATGTGACTCGCGAAACTACGGTAACTGTACGACAGAATTGTATTCACCAGTGCTTGGTGCATTTACCGTaagtaaaaatgtacaaacatcCAGTATTTGGGGGGATTAACAATACCTTAAATCTGGCAGCGTCTTGACCAAATCTTTTAAGGTCGAATTTAGCGCCTGCTCCAAGTTTCCGAAATAAGTCATAAGCGTCCATTCTCCAGCCGACCGCGTGGTCCTTCAGTTTCCGGGTTACGCTGATCAACATCCGGTTCATCAATATCCGGTCTTTGTCTGTCCCCTGCTGGCTGTGAGATCACACCAACTTTCATTGACGTTTGTTTAAAATCTATCTTAGAAGAGGGGTTTGCAGACTTTGGATAAGAGATGTCTCTTACAAACTTCAGTATTTAATTTGTTCTTCTAATCAATAGATGttcagataaaataaaacaattcatttCAAAGAACAGCCAGAAAGAATTAGTCTTCTATTGTGGGGCTGCAAAAGAATACATTTCATAAATTGCAATGTTGACTCAAAAATCTGGATaaaatttgaacatttcatATTTGGTTTTCATGAAAAGAACACAAACTTGAACATAAAACTGGTAATCAGTCTACTTATTATACATGGTAAATGTCGTGTAAACAAGTCAACATTATCTTCACAATTTTTCTCCcatgtaataataaaataattacaatCTTACTTATTTACAATTTCTaacaatgtaaacaaaaaagtcGTTTATTGTAATGtatgttttgtatgttttccaaaccaaagagccacaattGAGTGATAAAAGCGCCACATGTGGCTCAGTTTGCAGACCCCTGGGTTAGTAGAGGCTCACTGTGTCCATTGGGATTTCATTGCGCTTTATTGTGATAGAATGCTCTGAACAAGAAGAACTTTGTGATATTCGTTAAACAAATTCCACATTCAACTATAGGCGATAAATGTTAAGCTGTAGAAAGCCGTTTAATTCTCTTTTAAACTTGTTAATGAATGTGCATTTTAGAATGAGCTGTGTATACCTGATCAATGCTGGTTAATGAATGGAATGCCATTCCACAGCAGTGTGCGAGCAGACTGGTGAtcacaatgaaaacaaattgtCACGCTGTTGTGGGTGTTTTGGTTCTTCCGCACATTAATGGATCCCCGtcttttattaataaattgatgcctaaataaatcaaaatgtcactttgttttttgaccacaaaaaaattgtgaaagacCCAAATGTCAGGTTTTTGTACATAAAGCTGTTATCTCATCATAAAATTAAAGTGCGAGTAAGAAAAAAGGTCAGGAGATGCATTAAGGCATTTTTGTTTATGGTTTTAATTCccaaataaatattatatacAACCTTATTGTATCCATTCAGGTGAAAGAACTGGAATGTATCGAATCATCACAAAGTtagttgaatcttttatgtattAAGTCATGGACCATGTATAAAGATGCGCATCGAATCATATTAGAGGGAAAAGATACACACCCATAGTTCTTATAGATATCAAATGTACTGCCAAATATTACTGTTGCATTTAAAGgcacttttcttctgtttctttctcATTATAATATGTTTTCAAATATCTTACTGCAGTTTTCAGCACACTTTAAAGCTGATGTGACATACCAATTTGgaatgggaaaaaaagtttttttatgtagttttgaaaatttaattaaaataaacagaaacagacCAATTTTTAGGTGTTTTGCAACTCTAAGTAAATACAAACCTGGgggttaaggtttttttttcagggggTACAATCTGGTGTTTTCTTGATCAGGTAACAAATCTGGGTAAATGCAGAAGGTTGTGTTCAAAGATCAGATAGAAAGAGAGCTTTAATGGAAGTTAAAGTACAAAGCATTTACAATATTTACCCCCTATTACAggtactttggaaaaaaaaatagtatataTTCCTACAATTCAATGAGATTGATCTGTCAGAGGCAAGTTAGTAATCAAATAGATCTATACCATAAcaaaagtgtttcaaaatgagaagaTTTTATTATAtagatattggaaaatactatttggattAAGGCACGGTAGGTTTATTTGGCTTTAACGGAaaaaagtgcatcacagcggacaacacacgtgaTGCAGTAAAAAagtgatcagtccatcattacagtctaatgtgtggaaacactttgaatttagcaaagaagtgaccatacagtgtgtgctagaatgttctggTTTGATTCTTTggatgtagaaaaacaacaaactgaactttatgaaactaaactGTAAATGAATTTGCCTTTAAATCTTGattactttgtttgtttgtacacatattttatttggctaaagatgtcctggattaactataggtcagtgaatcagatcaattaaaatgaaccaatatagATTATAAATCAGA
The DNA window shown above is from Oryzias latipes chromosome 14, ASM223467v1 and carries:
- the ddx52 gene encoding probable ATP-dependent RNA helicase DDX52, which gives rise to MDAYDLFRKLGAGAKFDLKRFGQDAARFKVTRSREGETLSHALSTIDYFRTDPTSGPQISFQTGQEDEDGESGESEAGGKRQRIEDDYTKSKKKKTKNKQVSAKDVGKTWNESEGNGIKLTSSSGRKIQSLQCDEEKSSLKKLKRLHQEKINRVRSQHRINVHGSDVPDPVCTFEELQSEYRLNPRVLQNLKDAGLNSPTPIQMQAIPLMMHGRELLACAPTGSGKTLAFCLPLLTHLQHPANLGFRAVIISPTRELASQTYRELLRLSEGVGFRVHIIDKASLAAKKYGPHSNKKYDILVSTPNRLVFLLKQDPPAIDLSCVEWLIVDESDKLFEDGKRGFREQLATIFLSCCGAKVRRAFFSATCTTEVEQWCRLNLDNLVSVNIGHRNTAVDTVEQELLFVGSESGKLVAMRDIVKKGFLPPMLVFVQSIERARELFHELVYEGINVDVIHAERTQQQRDNVVNSFRSGKIWVLICTALLARGIDFKGVNLVVNYDFPTSAVEYIHRIGRTGRAGHQGKAVTFFTESDKPMLRSIANVIKQAGCPVPDYMIGFKKLHSKVKRRLEKKPPKRNTICTTPRFMIKKKGNAKKQKTVSGGRHKDTKEPETPTQKNGEKMTRKQRLKGRTAEDGEKVTQKPKKAIRKKTNSPGALFGK